The proteins below are encoded in one region of Equus caballus isolate H_3958 breed thoroughbred chromosome 16, TB-T2T, whole genome shotgun sequence:
- the ZMYND10 gene encoding zinc finger MYND domain-containing protein 10 isoform X1, with protein MGDLELLLPGEADVLVLGLRSFPLREMGSGGWNQQHENLEKLNMQAILDATASQGEPIQVLLVTHGKIPVLVEELIAVEMWKQKVFPVLCRLEDFKPLNTFPIYMVVHHEASIINLLETVFFHKEVCESAEDTVLDLVDYCHRKLTLLVARSGDSGPPEDDESRYSTPMQELQKQAELMEFEIALKALSVLRYITDCVDSLSLSTLSRMLSTHNLPCLLVELLEHSPWSRREGVCWFLSPGKLQQFEGSRWQTVAPSEQQKLSKLDGQVWIALYNLLLSPETRARYCLTSFAKGQLLKLRAFLTDTLLDQLPNLADLQSFLTQLALAEPQPPKKDLILEQIPEIWERLERENRGKWQAIAKYQLRHVFSPSEQDLRLQARRWAETYRLDVLEAVAPERPRCACCSAEASKRCSRCQNEWYCCRECQVKHWEKHGKACVLAAQGDRAK; from the exons GTGGAACCAGCAGCATGAGAACCTGGAGAAGCTGAACATGCAGGCCATTCTTGATGCCACGGCCAGCCAGGGCGAGCCGATCCAGGTGCTGCTGGTCACCCATGGGAAG ATCCCAGTGCTGGTGGAGGAGCTGATTGCAGTGGAGATGTGGAAGCAGAAAGTGTTCCCTGTGCTGTGCAGGCTGGAGGACTTCAAGCCCCTGAACACTTTTCCCATATACATGGTG GTACACCATGAGGCCTCCATCATCAACCTCCTGGAGACAGTGTTCTTCCACAAG gAGGTGTGTGAGTCAGCAGAGGACACTGTCTTGGACCTAGTGGACTACTGCCACCGCAAACTGACTCTGTTGGTGGCCCGGAGTGGCGACAGTGGCCCCCCTGAGGATGATGAGTCCCGATACAGCACTCCTATGCAG GAGCTGCAGAAGCAGGCAGAGCTGATGGAATTTGAGATTGCACTGAAGGCCCTCTCAGTGCTACGCTACATCACAGACTGTGTGGACAG CCTTTCGTTGAGCACCTTGAGCCGCATGCTCAGCACCCACAACCTGCCTTGCCTCCTGGTAGAGCTGCTGGAGCACAGTCCCTGGAGCCGGCGGGAAGGAG TGTGCTGGTTCCTCTCCCCAGGCAAGCTGCAGCAATTTGAGGGCAGCCGTTGGCAGACAGTGGCCCCCTCAGAGCAGCAAAAGCTGAGCAAGTTGGACGGGCAGGTCTGGATTGCCCTGTACAACCTGCTGCTAAGCCCCGAGACCCGGGCCCGCTACTGCCTCACAAGCTTTGCCAAGGGACAGCTACTCAAG CTTCGGGCCTTCCTCACAGACACGCTGCTCGACCAGCTGCCCAACCTAGCAGACCTGCAGAGTTTCCTGACCCAGCTGGCCCTGGCTGAACCCCAGCCCCCTAAGAAGGATCTGATATTGGAACAG ATCCCAGAAATCTGGGAGCGACTAGAGCGAGAGAATAGAGGCAAGTGGCAAGCTATTGCTAAGTACCAGCTGCGGCATGTATTCAGCCCCTCAGAGCAGGACCTGCGGCTGCAGGCACGAAG GTGGGCTGAGACCTACAGGCTGGATGTGCTAGAGGCAGTAGCTCCAGAACGGCCCCGCTGTGCCTGCTGCAGTGCAGAGGCTTCCAAGCGCTGCTCACGATGCCAGAATGAGTGGTATTGCTGCAG GGAGTGCCAAGTCAAGCACTGGGAGAAGCATGGAAAGGCTTGTGTCCTGGCAGCCCAGGGTGACAGAGCCAAGTGA
- the ZMYND10 gene encoding zinc finger MYND domain-containing protein 10 isoform X2: MGDLELLLPGEADVLVLGLRSFPLREMGSGGWNQQHENLEKLNMQAILDATASQGEPIQVLLVTHGKIPVLVEELIAVEMWKQKVFPVLCRLEDFKPLNTFPIYMVVHHEASIINLLETVFFHKEVCESAEDTVLDLVDYCHRKLTLLVARSGDSGPPEDDESRYSTPMQELQKQAELMEFEIALKALSVLRYITDCVDSLSLSTLSRMLSTHNLPCLLVELLEHSPWSRREGGKLQQFEGSRWQTVAPSEQQKLSKLDGQVWIALYNLLLSPETRARYCLTSFAKGQLLKLRAFLTDTLLDQLPNLADLQSFLTQLALAEPQPPKKDLILEQIPEIWERLERENRGKWQAIAKYQLRHVFSPSEQDLRLQARRWAETYRLDVLEAVAPERPRCACCSAEASKRCSRCQNEWYCCRECQVKHWEKHGKACVLAAQGDRAK, encoded by the exons GTGGAACCAGCAGCATGAGAACCTGGAGAAGCTGAACATGCAGGCCATTCTTGATGCCACGGCCAGCCAGGGCGAGCCGATCCAGGTGCTGCTGGTCACCCATGGGAAG ATCCCAGTGCTGGTGGAGGAGCTGATTGCAGTGGAGATGTGGAAGCAGAAAGTGTTCCCTGTGCTGTGCAGGCTGGAGGACTTCAAGCCCCTGAACACTTTTCCCATATACATGGTG GTACACCATGAGGCCTCCATCATCAACCTCCTGGAGACAGTGTTCTTCCACAAG gAGGTGTGTGAGTCAGCAGAGGACACTGTCTTGGACCTAGTGGACTACTGCCACCGCAAACTGACTCTGTTGGTGGCCCGGAGTGGCGACAGTGGCCCCCCTGAGGATGATGAGTCCCGATACAGCACTCCTATGCAG GAGCTGCAGAAGCAGGCAGAGCTGATGGAATTTGAGATTGCACTGAAGGCCCTCTCAGTGCTACGCTACATCACAGACTGTGTGGACAG CCTTTCGTTGAGCACCTTGAGCCGCATGCTCAGCACCCACAACCTGCCTTGCCTCCTGGTAGAGCTGCTGGAGCACAGTCCCTGGAGCCGGCGGGAAGGAG GCAAGCTGCAGCAATTTGAGGGCAGCCGTTGGCAGACAGTGGCCCCCTCAGAGCAGCAAAAGCTGAGCAAGTTGGACGGGCAGGTCTGGATTGCCCTGTACAACCTGCTGCTAAGCCCCGAGACCCGGGCCCGCTACTGCCTCACAAGCTTTGCCAAGGGACAGCTACTCAAG CTTCGGGCCTTCCTCACAGACACGCTGCTCGACCAGCTGCCCAACCTAGCAGACCTGCAGAGTTTCCTGACCCAGCTGGCCCTGGCTGAACCCCAGCCCCCTAAGAAGGATCTGATATTGGAACAG ATCCCAGAAATCTGGGAGCGACTAGAGCGAGAGAATAGAGGCAAGTGGCAAGCTATTGCTAAGTACCAGCTGCGGCATGTATTCAGCCCCTCAGAGCAGGACCTGCGGCTGCAGGCACGAAG GTGGGCTGAGACCTACAGGCTGGATGTGCTAGAGGCAGTAGCTCCAGAACGGCCCCGCTGTGCCTGCTGCAGTGCAGAGGCTTCCAAGCGCTGCTCACGATGCCAGAATGAGTGGTATTGCTGCAG GGAGTGCCAAGTCAAGCACTGGGAGAAGCATGGAAAGGCTTGTGTCCTGGCAGCCCAGGGTGACAGAGCCAAGTGA
- the ZMYND10 gene encoding zinc finger MYND domain-containing protein 10 isoform X3, translating to MESESLRWNQQHENLEKLNMQAILDATASQGEPIQVLLVTHGKIPVLVEELIAVEMWKQKVFPVLCRLEDFKPLNTFPIYMVVHHEASIINLLETVFFHKEVCESAEDTVLDLVDYCHRKLTLLVARSGDSGPPEDDESRYSTPMQELQKQAELMEFEIALKALSVLRYITDCVDSLSLSTLSRMLSTHNLPCLLVELLEHSPWSRREGVCWFLSPGKLQQFEGSRWQTVAPSEQQKLSKLDGQVWIALYNLLLSPETRARYCLTSFAKGQLLKLRAFLTDTLLDQLPNLADLQSFLTQLALAEPQPPKKDLILEQIPEIWERLERENRGKWQAIAKYQLRHVFSPSEQDLRLQARRWAETYRLDVLEAVAPERPRCACCSAEASKRCSRCQNEWYCCRECQVKHWEKHGKACVLAAQGDRAK from the exons GTGGAACCAGCAGCATGAGAACCTGGAGAAGCTGAACATGCAGGCCATTCTTGATGCCACGGCCAGCCAGGGCGAGCCGATCCAGGTGCTGCTGGTCACCCATGGGAAG ATCCCAGTGCTGGTGGAGGAGCTGATTGCAGTGGAGATGTGGAAGCAGAAAGTGTTCCCTGTGCTGTGCAGGCTGGAGGACTTCAAGCCCCTGAACACTTTTCCCATATACATGGTG GTACACCATGAGGCCTCCATCATCAACCTCCTGGAGACAGTGTTCTTCCACAAG gAGGTGTGTGAGTCAGCAGAGGACACTGTCTTGGACCTAGTGGACTACTGCCACCGCAAACTGACTCTGTTGGTGGCCCGGAGTGGCGACAGTGGCCCCCCTGAGGATGATGAGTCCCGATACAGCACTCCTATGCAG GAGCTGCAGAAGCAGGCAGAGCTGATGGAATTTGAGATTGCACTGAAGGCCCTCTCAGTGCTACGCTACATCACAGACTGTGTGGACAG CCTTTCGTTGAGCACCTTGAGCCGCATGCTCAGCACCCACAACCTGCCTTGCCTCCTGGTAGAGCTGCTGGAGCACAGTCCCTGGAGCCGGCGGGAAGGAG TGTGCTGGTTCCTCTCCCCAGGCAAGCTGCAGCAATTTGAGGGCAGCCGTTGGCAGACAGTGGCCCCCTCAGAGCAGCAAAAGCTGAGCAAGTTGGACGGGCAGGTCTGGATTGCCCTGTACAACCTGCTGCTAAGCCCCGAGACCCGGGCCCGCTACTGCCTCACAAGCTTTGCCAAGGGACAGCTACTCAAG CTTCGGGCCTTCCTCACAGACACGCTGCTCGACCAGCTGCCCAACCTAGCAGACCTGCAGAGTTTCCTGACCCAGCTGGCCCTGGCTGAACCCCAGCCCCCTAAGAAGGATCTGATATTGGAACAG ATCCCAGAAATCTGGGAGCGACTAGAGCGAGAGAATAGAGGCAAGTGGCAAGCTATTGCTAAGTACCAGCTGCGGCATGTATTCAGCCCCTCAGAGCAGGACCTGCGGCTGCAGGCACGAAG GTGGGCTGAGACCTACAGGCTGGATGTGCTAGAGGCAGTAGCTCCAGAACGGCCCCGCTGTGCCTGCTGCAGTGCAGAGGCTTCCAAGCGCTGCTCACGATGCCAGAATGAGTGGTATTGCTGCAG GGAGTGCCAAGTCAAGCACTGGGAGAAGCATGGAAAGGCTTGTGTCCTGGCAGCCCAGGGTGACAGAGCCAAGTGA
- the ZMYND10 gene encoding zinc finger MYND domain-containing protein 10 isoform X4, with protein MESESLRWNQQHENLEKLNMQAILDATASQGEPIQVLLVTHGKIPVLVEELIAVEMWKQKVFPVLCRLEDFKPLNTFPIYMVVHHEASIINLLETVFFHKEVCESAEDTVLDLVDYCHRKLTLLVARSGDSGPPEDDESRYSTPMQELQKQAELMEFEIALKALSVLRYITDCVDSLSLSTLSRMLSTHNLPCLLVELLEHSPWSRREGGKLQQFEGSRWQTVAPSEQQKLSKLDGQVWIALYNLLLSPETRARYCLTSFAKGQLLKLRAFLTDTLLDQLPNLADLQSFLTQLALAEPQPPKKDLILEQIPEIWERLERENRGKWQAIAKYQLRHVFSPSEQDLRLQARRWAETYRLDVLEAVAPERPRCACCSAEASKRCSRCQNEWYCCRECQVKHWEKHGKACVLAAQGDRAK; from the exons GTGGAACCAGCAGCATGAGAACCTGGAGAAGCTGAACATGCAGGCCATTCTTGATGCCACGGCCAGCCAGGGCGAGCCGATCCAGGTGCTGCTGGTCACCCATGGGAAG ATCCCAGTGCTGGTGGAGGAGCTGATTGCAGTGGAGATGTGGAAGCAGAAAGTGTTCCCTGTGCTGTGCAGGCTGGAGGACTTCAAGCCCCTGAACACTTTTCCCATATACATGGTG GTACACCATGAGGCCTCCATCATCAACCTCCTGGAGACAGTGTTCTTCCACAAG gAGGTGTGTGAGTCAGCAGAGGACACTGTCTTGGACCTAGTGGACTACTGCCACCGCAAACTGACTCTGTTGGTGGCCCGGAGTGGCGACAGTGGCCCCCCTGAGGATGATGAGTCCCGATACAGCACTCCTATGCAG GAGCTGCAGAAGCAGGCAGAGCTGATGGAATTTGAGATTGCACTGAAGGCCCTCTCAGTGCTACGCTACATCACAGACTGTGTGGACAG CCTTTCGTTGAGCACCTTGAGCCGCATGCTCAGCACCCACAACCTGCCTTGCCTCCTGGTAGAGCTGCTGGAGCACAGTCCCTGGAGCCGGCGGGAAGGAG GCAAGCTGCAGCAATTTGAGGGCAGCCGTTGGCAGACAGTGGCCCCCTCAGAGCAGCAAAAGCTGAGCAAGTTGGACGGGCAGGTCTGGATTGCCCTGTACAACCTGCTGCTAAGCCCCGAGACCCGGGCCCGCTACTGCCTCACAAGCTTTGCCAAGGGACAGCTACTCAAG CTTCGGGCCTTCCTCACAGACACGCTGCTCGACCAGCTGCCCAACCTAGCAGACCTGCAGAGTTTCCTGACCCAGCTGGCCCTGGCTGAACCCCAGCCCCCTAAGAAGGATCTGATATTGGAACAG ATCCCAGAAATCTGGGAGCGACTAGAGCGAGAGAATAGAGGCAAGTGGCAAGCTATTGCTAAGTACCAGCTGCGGCATGTATTCAGCCCCTCAGAGCAGGACCTGCGGCTGCAGGCACGAAG GTGGGCTGAGACCTACAGGCTGGATGTGCTAGAGGCAGTAGCTCCAGAACGGCCCCGCTGTGCCTGCTGCAGTGCAGAGGCTTCCAAGCGCTGCTCACGATGCCAGAATGAGTGGTATTGCTGCAG GGAGTGCCAAGTCAAGCACTGGGAGAAGCATGGAAAGGCTTGTGTCCTGGCAGCCCAGGGTGACAGAGCCAAGTGA
- the ZMYND10 gene encoding zinc finger MYND domain-containing protein 10 isoform X6, which yields MQAILDATASQGEPIQVLLVTHGKIPVLVEELIAVEMWKQKVFPVLCRLEDFKPLNTFPIYMVVHHEASIINLLETVFFHKEVCESAEDTVLDLVDYCHRKLTLLVARSGDSGPPEDDESRYSTPMQELQKQAELMEFEIALKALSVLRYITDCVDSLSLSTLSRMLSTHNLPCLLVELLEHSPWSRREGGKLQQFEGSRWQTVAPSEQQKLSKLDGQVWIALYNLLLSPETRARYCLTSFAKGQLLKLRAFLTDTLLDQLPNLADLQSFLTQLALAEPQPPKKDLILEQIPEIWERLERENRGKWQAIAKYQLRHVFSPSEQDLRLQARRWAETYRLDVLEAVAPERPRCACCSAEASKRCSRCQNEWYCCRECQVKHWEKHGKACVLAAQGDRAK from the exons ATGCAGGCCATTCTTGATGCCACGGCCAGCCAGGGCGAGCCGATCCAGGTGCTGCTGGTCACCCATGGGAAG ATCCCAGTGCTGGTGGAGGAGCTGATTGCAGTGGAGATGTGGAAGCAGAAAGTGTTCCCTGTGCTGTGCAGGCTGGAGGACTTCAAGCCCCTGAACACTTTTCCCATATACATGGTG GTACACCATGAGGCCTCCATCATCAACCTCCTGGAGACAGTGTTCTTCCACAAG gAGGTGTGTGAGTCAGCAGAGGACACTGTCTTGGACCTAGTGGACTACTGCCACCGCAAACTGACTCTGTTGGTGGCCCGGAGTGGCGACAGTGGCCCCCCTGAGGATGATGAGTCCCGATACAGCACTCCTATGCAG GAGCTGCAGAAGCAGGCAGAGCTGATGGAATTTGAGATTGCACTGAAGGCCCTCTCAGTGCTACGCTACATCACAGACTGTGTGGACAG CCTTTCGTTGAGCACCTTGAGCCGCATGCTCAGCACCCACAACCTGCCTTGCCTCCTGGTAGAGCTGCTGGAGCACAGTCCCTGGAGCCGGCGGGAAGGAG GCAAGCTGCAGCAATTTGAGGGCAGCCGTTGGCAGACAGTGGCCCCCTCAGAGCAGCAAAAGCTGAGCAAGTTGGACGGGCAGGTCTGGATTGCCCTGTACAACCTGCTGCTAAGCCCCGAGACCCGGGCCCGCTACTGCCTCACAAGCTTTGCCAAGGGACAGCTACTCAAG CTTCGGGCCTTCCTCACAGACACGCTGCTCGACCAGCTGCCCAACCTAGCAGACCTGCAGAGTTTCCTGACCCAGCTGGCCCTGGCTGAACCCCAGCCCCCTAAGAAGGATCTGATATTGGAACAG ATCCCAGAAATCTGGGAGCGACTAGAGCGAGAGAATAGAGGCAAGTGGCAAGCTATTGCTAAGTACCAGCTGCGGCATGTATTCAGCCCCTCAGAGCAGGACCTGCGGCTGCAGGCACGAAG GTGGGCTGAGACCTACAGGCTGGATGTGCTAGAGGCAGTAGCTCCAGAACGGCCCCGCTGTGCCTGCTGCAGTGCAGAGGCTTCCAAGCGCTGCTCACGATGCCAGAATGAGTGGTATTGCTGCAG GGAGTGCCAAGTCAAGCACTGGGAGAAGCATGGAAAGGCTTGTGTCCTGGCAGCCCAGGGTGACAGAGCCAAGTGA
- the ZMYND10 gene encoding zinc finger MYND domain-containing protein 10 isoform X5 — protein sequence MQAILDATASQGEPIQVLLVTHGKIPVLVEELIAVEMWKQKVFPVLCRLEDFKPLNTFPIYMVVHHEASIINLLETVFFHKEVCESAEDTVLDLVDYCHRKLTLLVARSGDSGPPEDDESRYSTPMQELQKQAELMEFEIALKALSVLRYITDCVDSLSLSTLSRMLSTHNLPCLLVELLEHSPWSRREGVCWFLSPGKLQQFEGSRWQTVAPSEQQKLSKLDGQVWIALYNLLLSPETRARYCLTSFAKGQLLKLRAFLTDTLLDQLPNLADLQSFLTQLALAEPQPPKKDLILEQIPEIWERLERENRGKWQAIAKYQLRHVFSPSEQDLRLQARRWAETYRLDVLEAVAPERPRCACCSAEASKRCSRCQNEWYCCRECQVKHWEKHGKACVLAAQGDRAK from the exons ATGCAGGCCATTCTTGATGCCACGGCCAGCCAGGGCGAGCCGATCCAGGTGCTGCTGGTCACCCATGGGAAG ATCCCAGTGCTGGTGGAGGAGCTGATTGCAGTGGAGATGTGGAAGCAGAAAGTGTTCCCTGTGCTGTGCAGGCTGGAGGACTTCAAGCCCCTGAACACTTTTCCCATATACATGGTG GTACACCATGAGGCCTCCATCATCAACCTCCTGGAGACAGTGTTCTTCCACAAG gAGGTGTGTGAGTCAGCAGAGGACACTGTCTTGGACCTAGTGGACTACTGCCACCGCAAACTGACTCTGTTGGTGGCCCGGAGTGGCGACAGTGGCCCCCCTGAGGATGATGAGTCCCGATACAGCACTCCTATGCAG GAGCTGCAGAAGCAGGCAGAGCTGATGGAATTTGAGATTGCACTGAAGGCCCTCTCAGTGCTACGCTACATCACAGACTGTGTGGACAG CCTTTCGTTGAGCACCTTGAGCCGCATGCTCAGCACCCACAACCTGCCTTGCCTCCTGGTAGAGCTGCTGGAGCACAGTCCCTGGAGCCGGCGGGAAGGAG TGTGCTGGTTCCTCTCCCCAGGCAAGCTGCAGCAATTTGAGGGCAGCCGTTGGCAGACAGTGGCCCCCTCAGAGCAGCAAAAGCTGAGCAAGTTGGACGGGCAGGTCTGGATTGCCCTGTACAACCTGCTGCTAAGCCCCGAGACCCGGGCCCGCTACTGCCTCACAAGCTTTGCCAAGGGACAGCTACTCAAG CTTCGGGCCTTCCTCACAGACACGCTGCTCGACCAGCTGCCCAACCTAGCAGACCTGCAGAGTTTCCTGACCCAGCTGGCCCTGGCTGAACCCCAGCCCCCTAAGAAGGATCTGATATTGGAACAG ATCCCAGAAATCTGGGAGCGACTAGAGCGAGAGAATAGAGGCAAGTGGCAAGCTATTGCTAAGTACCAGCTGCGGCATGTATTCAGCCCCTCAGAGCAGGACCTGCGGCTGCAGGCACGAAG GTGGGCTGAGACCTACAGGCTGGATGTGCTAGAGGCAGTAGCTCCAGAACGGCCCCGCTGTGCCTGCTGCAGTGCAGAGGCTTCCAAGCGCTGCTCACGATGCCAGAATGAGTGGTATTGCTGCAG GGAGTGCCAAGTCAAGCACTGGGAGAAGCATGGAAAGGCTTGTGTCCTGGCAGCCCAGGGTGACAGAGCCAAGTGA
- the ZMYND10 gene encoding zinc finger MYND domain-containing protein 10 isoform X8 — MWKQKVFPVLCRLEDFKPLNTFPIYMVVHHEASIINLLETVFFHKEVCESAEDTVLDLVDYCHRKLTLLVARSGDSGPPEDDESRYSTPMQELQKQAELMEFEIALKALSVLRYITDCVDSLSLSTLSRMLSTHNLPCLLVELLEHSPWSRREGGKLQQFEGSRWQTVAPSEQQKLSKLDGQVWIALYNLLLSPETRARYCLTSFAKGQLLKLRAFLTDTLLDQLPNLADLQSFLTQLALAEPQPPKKDLILEQIPEIWERLERENRGKWQAIAKYQLRHVFSPSEQDLRLQARRWAETYRLDVLEAVAPERPRCACCSAEASKRCSRCQNEWYCCRECQVKHWEKHGKACVLAAQGDRAK, encoded by the exons ATGTGGAAGCAGAAAGTGTTCCCTGTGCTGTGCAGGCTGGAGGACTTCAAGCCCCTGAACACTTTTCCCATATACATGGTG GTACACCATGAGGCCTCCATCATCAACCTCCTGGAGACAGTGTTCTTCCACAAG gAGGTGTGTGAGTCAGCAGAGGACACTGTCTTGGACCTAGTGGACTACTGCCACCGCAAACTGACTCTGTTGGTGGCCCGGAGTGGCGACAGTGGCCCCCCTGAGGATGATGAGTCCCGATACAGCACTCCTATGCAG GAGCTGCAGAAGCAGGCAGAGCTGATGGAATTTGAGATTGCACTGAAGGCCCTCTCAGTGCTACGCTACATCACAGACTGTGTGGACAG CCTTTCGTTGAGCACCTTGAGCCGCATGCTCAGCACCCACAACCTGCCTTGCCTCCTGGTAGAGCTGCTGGAGCACAGTCCCTGGAGCCGGCGGGAAGGAG GCAAGCTGCAGCAATTTGAGGGCAGCCGTTGGCAGACAGTGGCCCCCTCAGAGCAGCAAAAGCTGAGCAAGTTGGACGGGCAGGTCTGGATTGCCCTGTACAACCTGCTGCTAAGCCCCGAGACCCGGGCCCGCTACTGCCTCACAAGCTTTGCCAAGGGACAGCTACTCAAG CTTCGGGCCTTCCTCACAGACACGCTGCTCGACCAGCTGCCCAACCTAGCAGACCTGCAGAGTTTCCTGACCCAGCTGGCCCTGGCTGAACCCCAGCCCCCTAAGAAGGATCTGATATTGGAACAG ATCCCAGAAATCTGGGAGCGACTAGAGCGAGAGAATAGAGGCAAGTGGCAAGCTATTGCTAAGTACCAGCTGCGGCATGTATTCAGCCCCTCAGAGCAGGACCTGCGGCTGCAGGCACGAAG GTGGGCTGAGACCTACAGGCTGGATGTGCTAGAGGCAGTAGCTCCAGAACGGCCCCGCTGTGCCTGCTGCAGTGCAGAGGCTTCCAAGCGCTGCTCACGATGCCAGAATGAGTGGTATTGCTGCAG GGAGTGCCAAGTCAAGCACTGGGAGAAGCATGGAAAGGCTTGTGTCCTGGCAGCCCAGGGTGACAGAGCCAAGTGA
- the ZMYND10 gene encoding zinc finger MYND domain-containing protein 10 isoform X7, giving the protein MWKQKVFPVLCRLEDFKPLNTFPIYMVVHHEASIINLLETVFFHKEVCESAEDTVLDLVDYCHRKLTLLVARSGDSGPPEDDESRYSTPMQELQKQAELMEFEIALKALSVLRYITDCVDSLSLSTLSRMLSTHNLPCLLVELLEHSPWSRREGVCWFLSPGKLQQFEGSRWQTVAPSEQQKLSKLDGQVWIALYNLLLSPETRARYCLTSFAKGQLLKLRAFLTDTLLDQLPNLADLQSFLTQLALAEPQPPKKDLILEQIPEIWERLERENRGKWQAIAKYQLRHVFSPSEQDLRLQARRWAETYRLDVLEAVAPERPRCACCSAEASKRCSRCQNEWYCCRECQVKHWEKHGKACVLAAQGDRAK; this is encoded by the exons ATGTGGAAGCAGAAAGTGTTCCCTGTGCTGTGCAGGCTGGAGGACTTCAAGCCCCTGAACACTTTTCCCATATACATGGTG GTACACCATGAGGCCTCCATCATCAACCTCCTGGAGACAGTGTTCTTCCACAAG gAGGTGTGTGAGTCAGCAGAGGACACTGTCTTGGACCTAGTGGACTACTGCCACCGCAAACTGACTCTGTTGGTGGCCCGGAGTGGCGACAGTGGCCCCCCTGAGGATGATGAGTCCCGATACAGCACTCCTATGCAG GAGCTGCAGAAGCAGGCAGAGCTGATGGAATTTGAGATTGCACTGAAGGCCCTCTCAGTGCTACGCTACATCACAGACTGTGTGGACAG CCTTTCGTTGAGCACCTTGAGCCGCATGCTCAGCACCCACAACCTGCCTTGCCTCCTGGTAGAGCTGCTGGAGCACAGTCCCTGGAGCCGGCGGGAAGGAG TGTGCTGGTTCCTCTCCCCAGGCAAGCTGCAGCAATTTGAGGGCAGCCGTTGGCAGACAGTGGCCCCCTCAGAGCAGCAAAAGCTGAGCAAGTTGGACGGGCAGGTCTGGATTGCCCTGTACAACCTGCTGCTAAGCCCCGAGACCCGGGCCCGCTACTGCCTCACAAGCTTTGCCAAGGGACAGCTACTCAAG CTTCGGGCCTTCCTCACAGACACGCTGCTCGACCAGCTGCCCAACCTAGCAGACCTGCAGAGTTTCCTGACCCAGCTGGCCCTGGCTGAACCCCAGCCCCCTAAGAAGGATCTGATATTGGAACAG ATCCCAGAAATCTGGGAGCGACTAGAGCGAGAGAATAGAGGCAAGTGGCAAGCTATTGCTAAGTACCAGCTGCGGCATGTATTCAGCCCCTCAGAGCAGGACCTGCGGCTGCAGGCACGAAG GTGGGCTGAGACCTACAGGCTGGATGTGCTAGAGGCAGTAGCTCCAGAACGGCCCCGCTGTGCCTGCTGCAGTGCAGAGGCTTCCAAGCGCTGCTCACGATGCCAGAATGAGTGGTATTGCTGCAG GGAGTGCCAAGTCAAGCACTGGGAGAAGCATGGAAAGGCTTGTGTCCTGGCAGCCCAGGGTGACAGAGCCAAGTGA